A window of the Mus pahari chromosome 1, PAHARI_EIJ_v1.1, whole genome shotgun sequence genome harbors these coding sequences:
- the Plgrkt gene encoding plasminogen receptor (KT), whose product MGFIFSKSMNENMKNQQEFMVTHARLQLERQLTMQNEMRERQMAMQIAWSREFLKYFGTFFCIATISLTAGALKRKKPALLVPIVPLSFIFTYQYDLGYGTLLQRMKSEAEDILETEKTKLELPKGLITFESLEKARREQSKVFSDK is encoded by the exons ATGGGGTTTATATTCTCGAAATCTATGAACGAAAACATGAAAAACCAACAGGAGTTCATGGTTACGCATGCTCGGCTTCAG CTGGAAAGGCAGCTGACCATGCAGAATGAGATGAGAGAAAGGCAAATGGCTATGCAGATCGCCTGGTCTCGGGAATTCCTCAAATATTTTGGAACGTTTTTTTGCATTGCCACCATCTCTTTAACAGCTGG AGCACTGAAGCGAAAGAAGCCAGCCTTGCTCGTTCCTATAGTTCCACTAAGTTTCATCTTCACCTACCAGTATGACCTGGGCTATGGGACTCTTCTACAAAGAATGAAAA GTGAAGCTGAGGAcatactggaaacagaaaagacaaagctGGAGCTGCCAAAAGGACTGATCACCTTTGAAAGCCTTGAGAAAGCCAGAAGGGAGCAGAGTAAAGTCTTCTCAGACAAATGA